A part of Pararoseomonas sp. SCSIO 73927 genomic DNA contains:
- a CDS encoding M3 family oligoendopeptidase, whose translation MNARSPAPLQDLARDTEARIGAIPAGERLPEWDLRDLYARPDDPALLADLDAAERAAQVFEAAHAGRLASLSGDALAAALREYERIEEIIGRVMSYAQLLFSGDAQNAENGRFYQTMQERVTGIGSHLLFLTLELNRLDDSLLEGRIAGSAALARWRPWLRDLRVFRPHQLSDEVEKLLHEKEVTGRSAWNRLFDETVAHMRVPVTRDGRTEELTVSAALNLLSDGNRAVREAAATGVSKAFGDNIRLFSLITNTLAKDKEIIDGWRSYPRPGTSRNRANMVEDEVVDALVSAVVESYPRLSHRYYAMKARWLGLDKLKHWDRNAPLPGDVDRSISWEAAQEQVLTAYAAFSPELSALGRDFFDKPWIDAALRPGKASGAFAHPTVPSAHPYLLLNYHGKTRDVMTLAHELGHGVHQRLAAGQGYLMSGTPLTLAETASVFGEMLTFRAMLDAETDPARRRLMLASKVEDMLNTVVRQIAFYRFETLLHDARGKGELSSEEIANLWMRVQAESLGPAFDFTGDYGVYWSYVPHFVHTPFYVYAYAFGDCLVNALYGVYQDGSVPDFAAKYLDLLRAGGTLRHKELLAPFGLDASDPRFWKRGLDVIAGFIDELDAN comes from the coding sequence ATGAATGCCAGATCTCCCGCGCCACTCCAGGACCTCGCCCGCGACACCGAGGCCCGGATCGGCGCCATCCCGGCCGGGGAGCGCCTGCCGGAATGGGATCTGCGGGACCTCTACGCCCGCCCCGACGACCCCGCCCTGCTGGCCGACCTGGACGCCGCGGAGCGCGCCGCCCAAGTCTTCGAGGCAGCCCATGCCGGCCGCCTCGCCTCCCTCTCCGGCGACGCGCTGGCCGCCGCGCTCCGCGAGTACGAGCGGATCGAGGAGATCATCGGCCGCGTGATGTCCTACGCGCAGCTCCTCTTCAGCGGCGACGCCCAGAACGCGGAGAACGGCCGCTTCTACCAGACCATGCAGGAGCGGGTGACCGGCATCGGCAGCCACCTCCTCTTCCTCACGCTCGAGCTGAACCGGCTGGACGATTCGCTGCTGGAGGGCCGCATCGCCGGCTCCGCGGCCCTCGCCCGCTGGCGCCCCTGGCTGCGCGACCTTCGCGTCTTCCGTCCGCACCAGCTCTCCGACGAGGTGGAGAAGCTGCTGCACGAGAAGGAGGTCACCGGCCGCTCCGCCTGGAACCGCCTCTTCGACGAGACGGTGGCCCATATGCGCGTGCCCGTGACACGGGATGGCCGGACCGAGGAGCTGACCGTCTCGGCGGCGCTGAACCTCCTCTCCGACGGCAACCGCGCCGTGCGGGAAGCAGCGGCCACCGGTGTCTCGAAGGCCTTCGGCGACAACATCCGGCTCTTCTCCCTCATCACCAACACCCTGGCGAAGGACAAGGAGATCATCGACGGCTGGCGCAGCTACCCGCGCCCCGGCACCTCCCGCAACCGCGCCAACATGGTGGAGGACGAGGTGGTGGACGCCCTCGTCTCCGCCGTGGTGGAGAGCTACCCGCGCCTGTCGCACCGCTACTACGCGATGAAGGCCCGCTGGCTCGGGCTGGACAAGCTGAAGCACTGGGACCGCAACGCGCCGCTGCCCGGCGACGTGGACCGCAGCATCTCCTGGGAGGCGGCGCAGGAGCAGGTCCTCACCGCCTACGCCGCCTTCAGCCCGGAGCTCTCGGCGCTCGGCCGCGACTTCTTCGACAAGCCCTGGATCGACGCCGCCCTGCGCCCGGGCAAGGCCAGCGGCGCCTTCGCCCACCCCACCGTGCCCTCGGCCCATCCCTACCTGCTGCTGAACTACCACGGGAAGACGCGCGACGTGATGACGCTCGCGCACGAGCTCGGCCACGGCGTCCACCAGCGCCTCGCTGCCGGCCAGGGCTACCTCATGTCCGGCACGCCGCTCACGCTGGCGGAGACCGCGAGCGTCTTCGGCGAGATGCTCACCTTCCGCGCCATGCTGGACGCGGAGACGGATCCCGCCCGCCGTCGCCTCATGCTCGCCTCTAAGGTGGAGGACATGCTGAACACGGTGGTCCGCCAGATCGCCTTCTACCGCTTCGAGACCCTGCTGCACGACGCCCGCGGCAAGGGCGAGCTGTCGTCGGAGGAGATCGCGAACCTCTGGATGCGCGTGCAGGCGGAAAGCCTGGGCCCCGCCTTCGACTTCACCGGGGATTACGGCGTCTACTGGTCCTACGTGCCGCACTTCGTGCACACGCCCTTCTACGTCTACGCCTACGCCTTCGGGGACTGCCTGGTGAACGCCCTCTACGGCGTGTACCAGGACGGCTCCGTGCCGGACTTCGCGGCGAAGTACCTCGACCTGCTGCGCGCCGGCGGCACGCTGCGCCACAAGGAGCTGCTGGCCCCCTTCGGCCTCGACGCCTCCGATCCCCGCTTCTGGAAGCGCGGCCTGGACGTGATCGCCGGCTTCATCGACGAGTTGGACGCGAATTGA
- a CDS encoding AMP-dependent synthetase/ligase — MDQVTDHPVGERWTSLPGMMLGLAARNPDAPMIRHWEGGGWKRTLWRDFALAVANVAAGLRARGVSPGDRVLLAMESRPEFLIADTAVMAIGAVMVPTYVTNTVADHAHVLRDSGARAAIAGRARLAGLLREAAGAEHGGAGLDLLVCLEAAEGAVAWAELAAAPGDLAMLVAEAEQIPEGRLACLIYTSGTGGKPRGVMLPHRAMLANREGVAPFIRRLGIYWKGECYLSFLPLSHAYEHTVGGFLLPSCGLEIVFSRGADRLANEFREIEPALVTAVPRLFEVLRGRILAGLEKEKPWKRRLFERALALGLRRLDGPPLGLLARVEDAVLDRLVRNPIRARFGGRLCALVSGGARLDPDLSGFFLALGVTVLQGYGQTEAGPVVAVNLPWDNHRRTVGRPVEGVETRIAEDGELLIRGKLVMDGYWGDAEATGRALSVPPGEEQGEERPWLHTGDVGAIDGDGRLTITDRKKDFIKTLGGDMVSPARIETLLMAEPEIAQAVVAGEGRPGIVALIVPAEGASPDKAVQRINGKLSSLERVRKWKAVDAFTLENGLLTPTMKVKRKAVLERHAGTVEELY, encoded by the coding sequence ATGGATCAGGTCACGGACCACCCGGTGGGCGAGCGCTGGACGAGCCTGCCCGGGATGATGCTGGGTCTGGCCGCGCGCAACCCCGACGCTCCGATGATCCGCCACTGGGAGGGGGGCGGCTGGAAGCGGACGCTCTGGCGGGACTTCGCGCTCGCGGTGGCCAATGTCGCGGCGGGGCTGCGGGCGCGGGGCGTCTCGCCGGGGGACCGCGTGCTGCTGGCGATGGAGAGCCGGCCGGAGTTCCTGATCGCGGACACGGCGGTGATGGCGATCGGCGCGGTGATGGTGCCGACCTACGTGACGAACACCGTGGCGGATCACGCCCATGTGCTGCGGGACAGCGGGGCGCGCGCGGCCATCGCCGGGCGTGCGCGGCTGGCCGGGCTGCTGCGCGAGGCGGCGGGGGCGGAGCATGGCGGCGCCGGGCTGGACCTGCTGGTGTGCCTGGAGGCGGCGGAGGGAGCCGTGGCCTGGGCGGAGCTGGCGGCGGCGCCGGGCGACCTGGCGATGCTGGTGGCGGAGGCGGAGCAGATCCCGGAGGGGCGGCTCGCCTGCCTCATCTACACCTCCGGCACGGGCGGGAAGCCGCGCGGGGTGATGCTGCCGCACCGCGCGATGCTGGCGAACCGGGAGGGGGTGGCGCCCTTCATCCGGCGGCTCGGGATCTACTGGAAGGGGGAGTGCTACCTCTCCTTCCTGCCGCTCTCCCATGCCTACGAGCACACGGTGGGGGGGTTCCTGCTGCCCTCCTGCGGGCTGGAGATCGTGTTCTCGCGCGGGGCGGACCGGCTGGCGAACGAGTTCCGGGAGATCGAGCCGGCGCTCGTCACGGCCGTGCCGAGGCTCTTCGAGGTGCTACGGGGGCGCATCCTGGCGGGGCTGGAGAAGGAGAAGCCCTGGAAGCGGCGGCTCTTCGAGCGCGCGCTGGCGCTGGGGCTGCGGCGGCTGGACGGGCCGCCGCTGGGGCTTCTGGCGCGGGTTGAGGACGCGGTGCTGGACCGGCTGGTGCGGAATCCCATCCGGGCGCGGTTCGGGGGGCGGCTCTGCGCGCTGGTCTCCGGCGGGGCGCGGCTGGATCCGGACCTGTCGGGCTTCTTCCTCGCGCTCGGGGTGACGGTGCTGCAGGGCTATGGGCAGACGGAGGCGGGGCCGGTGGTGGCCGTGAACCTGCCCTGGGACAATCACCGCCGCACGGTGGGGCGGCCCGTGGAGGGGGTGGAGACACGGATCGCCGAGGATGGGGAGCTGCTGATCCGCGGGAAGCTGGTGATGGACGGCTACTGGGGCGACGCCGAGGCGACGGGCCGCGCCCTCTCCGTGCCGCCCGGTGAAGAGCAGGGCGAGGAGCGGCCCTGGCTGCACACGGGCGACGTGGGCGCGATCGACGGGGATGGGCGGCTGACCATCACCGACCGCAAGAAGGACTTCATCAAGACGCTCGGCGGCGACATGGTGAGCCCGGCGCGGATCGAGACGCTGCTGATGGCGGAGCCGGAGATCGCCCAGGCCGTGGTGGCGGGCGAGGGCCGGCCGGGGATCGTGGCGCTGATTGTGCCGGCGGAGGGCGCATCGCCGGACAAGGCGGTGCAGCGGATCAACGGCAAGCTCTCCTCGCTGGAGCGGGTGCGCAAGTGGAAGGCGGTGGACGCCTTCACGCTCGAGAACGGGCTTCTCACCCCCACCATGAAGGTGAAGCGCAAGGCCGTGCTGGAGCGGCACGCGGGGACGGTGGAGGAGCTCTACTGA
- a CDS encoding sulfite oxidase, which produces MDAAPDASARNETLLRPGKKGLTVLPDGALNAETPLALLDAPLTPVERFFVRNNGALPRPEPRAEDWALTVDGAVERPLSLGLEALRARFETVSVTAVLECAGNSRHRFTEPVDGLPWGEGAVGCARWTGVRLRDVLHAAGLRPEAVYTAHFSPDRALDGAGDALSRGLPLWKALASETLLAFAMNDAPLTFLHGAPLRIVAPGFPGSAWQKWLSRITLRDREHDGAKMTGYDYRLPARPVAPGEWPPPEEMAVIEDMPVKSHILSPAEGEALRAGHSTTVRGHAWSGHVPLASVEVSTDGGATWKPAVLGPQEGDFGWAPFALDWVPERAGGRRILARARNARGRAQPLDAPWNPKGYANNACHAVDVAVEPA; this is translated from the coding sequence ATGGACGCAGCCCCGGACGCCTCGGCGCGGAACGAGACCCTCCTCCGCCCGGGCAAGAAGGGCCTCACCGTCCTCCCGGACGGGGCGCTGAACGCGGAGACGCCGCTGGCGCTGCTGGACGCCCCGCTCACGCCCGTCGAGCGCTTCTTCGTCCGCAACAACGGCGCGCTGCCCCGGCCGGAGCCGCGCGCGGAGGACTGGGCGCTGACCGTGGACGGCGCCGTGGAACGCCCGCTTTCCCTCGGCCTGGAGGCGCTGCGGGCCCGCTTCGAGACCGTGAGCGTGACGGCCGTGCTGGAATGCGCCGGCAACTCCCGCCACCGCTTCACGGAGCCCGTGGACGGCCTGCCCTGGGGCGAGGGCGCGGTGGGCTGCGCCCGCTGGACCGGCGTGCGCCTGCGCGACGTGCTCCACGCCGCCGGGCTCCGCCCGGAAGCCGTCTACACCGCGCATTTCAGCCCGGACCGCGCCCTGGACGGGGCGGGCGATGCCCTCTCCCGCGGCCTGCCGCTCTGGAAGGCCTTGGCGTCGGAAACGCTGCTCGCCTTCGCCATGAACGACGCCCCGCTGACCTTCCTCCACGGCGCGCCGCTGCGGATCGTGGCGCCCGGCTTCCCCGGCTCCGCCTGGCAGAAGTGGCTGTCCCGCATCACCCTGCGCGACCGGGAGCACGACGGCGCCAAGATGACGGGCTACGACTATCGCCTCCCCGCCCGCCCCGTCGCGCCCGGCGAATGGCCGCCGCCGGAGGAGATGGCGGTCATCGAGGACATGCCCGTCAAGTCCCACATCCTCTCCCCGGCAGAGGGGGAGGCGCTGCGCGCGGGGCACTCCACCACGGTCCGCGGCCACGCCTGGTCCGGCCACGTCCCGCTCGCGTCGGTGGAGGTCTCCACCGACGGTGGCGCCACCTGGAAGCCCGCTGTACTCGGCCCGCAGGAGGGCGACTTCGGCTGGGCCCCCTTCGCGCTGGACTGGGTGCCGGAACGGGCAGGGGGCCGCCGCATCCTCGCCCGCGCGCGGAACGCGCGGGGCCGGGCGCAGCCGCTGGACGCGCCCTGGAACCCGAAAGGCTACGCCAACAACGCCTGCCACGCGGTGGACGTGGCGGTGGAGCCCGCCTGA
- a CDS encoding DUF2312 domain-containing protein: MSDAPFDIDDEAAASRARQAADPDPDVGGIAVDRLRSIIERVERLEEERKALADDIKDIFAEAKSAGFDVKVVRQIIRQRKQEPAEVEEMETLLELYRRALGM, translated from the coding sequence ATGTCCGACGCACCTTTCGACATCGACGACGAGGCCGCCGCGAGCCGCGCGAGGCAGGCCGCCGACCCGGACCCGGATGTCGGCGGCATCGCCGTGGACCGGCTCCGCTCCATCATCGAGCGGGTGGAGCGGCTGGAGGAGGAGCGCAAGGCGCTCGCCGACGACATCAAGGACATCTTCGCCGAGGCGAAGAGCGCCGGCTTCGACGTGAAGGTGGTCCGCCAGATCATCCGCCAGCGGAAGCAGGAGCCCGCCGAGGTGGAGGAGATGGAGACCCTTCTCGAGCTGTACCGCCGCGCGCTCGGCATGTGA
- a CDS encoding EI24 domain-containing protein — protein MIASLVMPLSQVLDRGFRGPLLKGMAGAVLALGALVWATGWAMDTLAGGTGWLAAAAGVLGGLAGLFAAFWLFVPFALAIAGLFLDETAEAVERRHYPLLPPPHRGASLAAQGVFNVALALKVLALNLVLLPVALLLPLLGGALLWVVAAVSLGHGLFEGVAQRRMPVAEARRLRRRREFSVVTVGAAMATLALLPVANLLVPVLGTAAMTHLLHRGADGPVA, from the coding sequence GTGATCGCCAGCCTCGTCATGCCCCTGAGCCAGGTGCTGGACCGCGGCTTCCGCGGCCCGCTCCTGAAGGGCATGGCAGGCGCCGTGCTGGCCCTCGGCGCCCTCGTCTGGGCCACCGGCTGGGCGATGGACACGTTGGCCGGCGGCACCGGCTGGCTCGCCGCCGCGGCCGGCGTGCTCGGCGGCCTCGCCGGCCTCTTCGCCGCCTTCTGGCTCTTTGTCCCCTTCGCCCTCGCCATCGCCGGCCTCTTCCTGGACGAGACGGCGGAGGCGGTGGAGCGCCGCCACTACCCGCTGCTGCCCCCGCCGCACCGCGGCGCCTCGCTCGCCGCCCAGGGCGTGTTTAACGTCGCCCTCGCCCTGAAGGTCCTGGCCCTGAACCTCGTCCTGCTGCCGGTGGCGCTGCTGCTGCCCCTACTGGGCGGCGCGCTGCTCTGGGTGGTCGCGGCCGTCTCCCTCGGCCACGGCCTCTTCGAGGGGGTGGCGCAGCGCCGCATGCCCGTGGCGGAGGCGCGAAGGCTGCGCCGGCGACGGGAGTTCTCCGTCGTCACGGTCGGGGCGGCCATGGCCACCCTCGCCCTGCTGCCGGTCGCCAACCTGCTGGTCCCCGTCCTCGGCACGGCCGCCATGACCCACCTCCTGCACCGCGGCGCGGATGGCCCCGTCGCCTGA
- a CDS encoding DUF1244 domain-containing protein — translation MTEPGTEMDDATRTELEAAAFRRLVSHLRERTDVQNIDLMNLAGFCRNCLSRWYREEAEGRGIPLPDPEAREIVYGMPYKEWQAKHQREASAEQKAAFVKSSPGH, via the coding sequence ATGACCGAGCCCGGAACAGAGATGGACGACGCCACCCGTACGGAGCTGGAGGCTGCCGCCTTCCGCCGCCTCGTGAGCCACTTGCGCGAGCGGACGGACGTGCAGAACATCGACCTGATGAACCTCGCCGGCTTCTGCCGGAACTGCCTCTCCCGCTGGTACCGCGAGGAGGCGGAGGGCAGGGGCATCCCGCTGCCCGACCCGGAGGCGCGGGAGATCGTCTACGGCATGCCCTACAAGGAGTGGCAGGCGAAGCACCAGAGGGAGGCGAGCGCGGAGCAGAAGGCCGCCTTCGTGAAATCCAGCCCGGGCCACTGA
- a CDS encoding GFA family protein: MPSSPRTEEAAMAAEGGLEEGLPGGCHCGAVRYEARGEPFHATICHCADCRRVAGAPVVAWFTVRRADFHVMRGTMRRYASSARAERGFCGDCGTPITFQAHDLPDEIDVATATLDDPSAVPPQDHTRVASGVPWAAPCDGLPSHRGARPEG, encoded by the coding sequence ATGCCATCCTCCCCCCGCACGGAGGAGGCGGCGATGGCGGCGGAGGGAGGTCTGGAGGAAGGTCTCCCGGGCGGCTGCCACTGCGGCGCGGTGCGCTACGAGGCGCGCGGCGAGCCCTTCCACGCCACGATCTGCCACTGCGCGGATTGCCGCCGCGTCGCCGGCGCCCCCGTCGTCGCCTGGTTCACCGTGCGGCGCGCGGATTTCCACGTGATGCGCGGCACGATGCGCCGCTACGCCTCCTCCGCCCGGGCGGAGCGCGGCTTCTGCGGGGATTGCGGCACCCCCATCACCTTCCAGGCTCACGACCTGCCGGACGAGATCGACGTGGCGACGGCGACGCTGGACGATCCCTCGGCCGTCCCCCCGCAGGACCATACCCGCGTCGCCTCCGGCGTCCCCTGGGCCGCGCCCTGCGACGGCCTGCCCAGCCACCGCGGCGCCCGCCCCGAGGGTTGA
- a CDS encoding DUF2254 domain-containing protein, translating into MATTRWGWLAGRLWGRLWFRGSLFSLAGVAVALAAVFLGPLLPAGASRRIGADAVGDILRILASSMLTVATFSLSTLVSAYSSATANATPRATTLLMEDSTAQNALGTFIGAFLFSLVGLIALSTGLYGEEGRSLLFLATLAVVAVVVLTLLRWIDRLPRMGRVAETMERVEEAAIAALREAALAPSFGAAPAPPGPPPGAHPIRAAGNGYIVHLDLEALERAGERLGGLQLRLVPGKLVHRGAVLAWSREVPDGAAEAAVRDAVLLGRDRSFGQDPRFGLLVLAEIGSRALSDGINDAGTAIRVLAGGLRAFDAWANPGEARGEAARYPHLAIPALDPAELVADFFRPLARDGAGNPDVMARLLKSLAALPELGGEGLRGPAEAEARRALALAEAAIALPEELEALRRLAPG; encoded by the coding sequence ATGGCGACGACGCGGTGGGGGTGGCTGGCCGGGCGGCTCTGGGGGCGGCTCTGGTTCCGCGGCTCGCTCTTCTCCCTCGCGGGGGTCGCGGTGGCGCTGGCGGCGGTGTTCCTCGGGCCGTTGCTGCCCGCCGGCGCCTCCCGCCGGATCGGGGCGGACGCGGTGGGGGACATCCTGCGGATCCTCGCCTCCTCCATGCTGACGGTGGCGACCTTCTCCCTCTCCACCCTCGTCTCGGCCTATTCCTCGGCGACCGCGAACGCGACGCCGAGGGCGACGACGCTGCTGATGGAGGACAGCACGGCGCAGAACGCGCTGGGCACCTTCATCGGGGCCTTCCTGTTCAGCCTGGTGGGGCTCATCGCCCTCAGCACCGGGCTCTACGGGGAGGAGGGGCGGAGCCTGCTCTTCCTGGCGACCCTCGCCGTCGTGGCGGTCGTGGTGCTGACGCTGCTGCGCTGGATCGACCGGCTGCCGCGGATGGGCCGCGTGGCCGAGACGATGGAGCGCGTGGAGGAGGCCGCGATCGCGGCGCTGCGCGAGGCCGCCCTTGCGCCGAGCTTCGGCGCCGCCCCCGCGCCGCCGGGGCCGCCGCCCGGGGCGCACCCGATCCGGGCGGCGGGGAACGGCTACATCGTCCATCTGGACCTGGAGGCGCTGGAGCGGGCCGGGGAGCGGCTGGGCGGGCTGCAGCTCCGGCTGGTGCCGGGCAAGCTCGTCCATCGCGGCGCGGTGCTGGCCTGGAGCCGCGAGGTGCCGGACGGGGCGGCGGAAGCGGCGGTGCGCGACGCCGTCCTTCTCGGGCGGGACCGCAGCTTCGGGCAGGATCCCCGCTTCGGGCTGCTGGTGCTCGCCGAGATCGGCTCCCGGGCGCTCTCGGACGGCATCAACGACGCGGGCACCGCCATCCGCGTCCTGGCCGGCGGGCTGCGCGCCTTCGATGCCTGGGCGAATCCGGGGGAGGCGCGCGGGGAAGCTGCGCGCTACCCGCATCTGGCCATTCCCGCCCTGGACCCGGCGGAACTGGTGGCGGACTTCTTCCGCCCCCTGGCGCGGGACGGCGCGGGCAACCCCGACGTGATGGCGCGGCTGCTGAAGTCCCTCGCCGCCCTGCCGGAGCTGGGTGGGGAAGGGCTGCGCGGCCCCGCTGAGGCGGAGGCCCGCCGCGCCCTGGCCCTGGCGGAGGCGGCGATCGCGCTGCCCGAGGAGCTGGAGGCGCTGCGGCGGCTGGCCCCGGGCTGA